atcatcttcctcctcctcttctccatcatgattgaatttttttactttaacaacTGAACTTACCACAGGCAACTTTCTCTTCCGAAAGTTTTCTTCCTGCAATCAGATAAATTTCCACTTACCTagtctcagaaaataaaattctactaCAGAATACTTGCTTCTTTTCAAGAAAACGCCAAGCACATTAAGAATTCATGGGCTATTTCCCtggtttcttataaaaatacaagTAATATCTCCAATAGCCAACCTTTAGCTAAAACAAAAACCAGtgctttaattcatttataaacaGCAACATATAGCACTGTTGAGGAAACCAATAAAATGGAGTTACTCAATTGTTTACTGGCAGTTGCTGTGAAGGATCTAATACTGACCTAAAATCCTCGCAAAATGATAAGGTAAGGTTAAAGCTATCTCAACTGTTAGCATCCAGGAAAGTAAACAAGATGTAAAGTATCTGTAGCCAGTTGTGGAGAGGAAAATCTGACTGATGTATTATGTTGAGCAGCACAGAAATCAGTTTAAAACAAACTTGCAGTATGTGTTTAGTTATTCCATGTACAATTTAGCATTAAGAACTGACAATTTTCAGCCTAATGAGTcagaatttaaaagtatatacaaACCTCAATGCTCATCTTTTCTGAGCTGTTTCTGAAGAAGGGACTATAAGTCTCTTCTAAGCTGTTAAGCACTTCTGGTTCACACAAACGTCCTGTTTCATATATCCGGCTAGTCTGAATATCGAGTTGCTTGGCAGCATGAATACTGTTTTGCTGCTGTTGAAACTGCAACCTGTTTAAATGAGCACCACTGTCTGCATTTCGACTTGCAGGTGGTCGATAAATTTCAATAGAAGGGCGAGAAGAACCATACGTAAGTGTCACTGTAGGTTTTTTCTGAGATAAGGGATTCTCCTGCACAAAATTGAGATCTTCATCAATGAGATCATCTGGTTCTGGCTTAATATCAATCACATCTTCAGAGGGTGCTGGCTCCCTCAAAGGTTTCACTGTTGACATTAGTCGGGTTGCAGCTCCATCATCATAAGTCTGtctgttaaaaaggaaaacaaaaccaaaaagggtGTGTTACCAATTTAGAGCAGTATCTTCAACTCTTCAAAGGATATTTAGATACATCTTAATGAAAAAGTATGGATAATCCCTTTACGTAGTCCATTAAAAACTACTTTgaaattgcattcttttttttaaactttgacttactacattttatataaaaggtaATCATACTTTGGACTTatccttcattattttattcaaaaaaacTGCTCATGACCACCTCATTTCCAAAAATTTCTGAAAACAGCAATTTAAAGACATATTAACTAATGTAAAtgtcacatacacacacccacctGCCCACAGGTCTACACAAGACTCTTACCTGACATTAGTAGCCTTCTGCTCCTGTGAACTTGTAGAAACCCTAGATTCTCTTTTTTCAGGTCTAGTGCTAGAAACTGCAAGAGGTGGCACTGCAGCTTCATGCCTTCTCTCATCTCCTCGACTGAAACTGCTCTTGTTTGAAGGTACATTACTATCAAAGATGTTGGTATCGGAAGACTTTAGACTAGAGGGgtctagaaagaaaaacacacagtccCTTGaagctatttttattactttgaacCTTCCCCTTCTTCACCACcaattttaaagcaataaatgTGTTCTTCCACAACATTTTTAATGGGTGAATATTATTCCATACATAGTGATATAATAATATATCTAATTTATTATTACTGgacttttaattttcaattataaaacactgaaataTCCTTGAAGCTAAATCATTGCACACATccataattatttccttagaataaattgCATACTTTCCCTTCCCTTGTTCAAATCACCTTCGAATTATATTAAGTTTATTGcttttaaattcataaaaatgtGGGCTTCCTCAAAAACTTCAAATGAACTACCATTTTCAaatttatggtttttttccccaaagcagtATAAGTGACTTCAGAAAAACGATCATATGCTATAGCAAATTCCAAAAACACTCACACATCATCTTTATGAACCTTACCAGTTGTTACAGAACGAAGTTTATCTAATACACCATGaagcctaaaagaaaaaaaccaaaaaagttaaAGCTTCTGTTAATCAAGAAACATTGGATTTCAACTGTCACTCTAAATTTGATGACATTTTAGATCTAGTCTTCAGATAAACACTGACAGATGGTACTGAATGGAATTTAATGGATAAATagtattaaaattaagttttacattttttttaaaaaggctgtaCATGAATATTGTAGAATAatcaaaaatcttattttttcatCACTATTTTCAACACCTAGCCTCTGCAAAAATAAGGGCAATGATTATCATCTGACCACACAGCGCTGATCCACAAAGAATATCATTCTGTTTCAAAAGAACTAAAGATTCAAGGTAgataaaaggagataaaataccataaatgtaaagtaacattattaaaattgttttaagcacagtttaaatttattttttatctacttAGATGGTTCCTGGAAGAACTTTATCCTGAGAggtgaaaaaactttaaaaataatctcaaaatatacTATATCACTTCATTATAACTACTGTTTTCAAAACTAATGCTGTAAACAAGCCACAACCTTAATTATAATATAACCTATTTTAGTAGTTATGTACAAGGCAAAACTGTCTTACAATCCTTCCAGGAGGCCAGGCATCCTAAAAACACCGGAAATATCTCATTATAATAATGTTTCACCCAGAACCCAGTCACATGCCACTATCCCCTAGGATACAGTTATTGCAGGGCTCCAAAGAATCAGAATAGTCTGTTTGTGGCAGGTGTAAATGAACACTTAAGAAAGCAAAGTGTCAAAACAGAGACACCATCACTTTTATCAGTACATGGTGAAGAATAAAATTTATGGCAAGATGAAAGAGTTGaattaatgtgattttaaattcaaattcagtTGGCAGTCTGCTTATGTAAGAAATTTGTCTAAAGCACTCCCTCAAGTTATCTGAGAAAGGATCTACTAGGTCAATGTCCCATATTACGTTACTAGGACTCAAAGTGATCCAAATGTTGAACCAAAAGTCTAGTCATAAAAAACGTACATGAAACAAAACAAGTACCTGGACCgctgaagcatttaaaaaaaaaaaaaaaagcagtactcTTGATAATGGTAATTTCCCCAGTCAAAAGCACCATGATCTCTCTTCTTTTGGTAAACTCTGGGGACAAACCATAATAAGTGGGTTAGGTCACCCACACTGTAGGAGTGTATGTACCAAAACATTTAAGGAACAACCACTGCACTCAATGTTCTTCAAAAATGTGTAATATAAACCCAGAGAATTCTGTGTGGAATTTCAAGAAAGCTTCACCGGAGTTATAAAGGATACAGTTTCCCATTGGGGCCAAAATGCCTTTAAGACAAACTTTGGTTTAAAGGCAAGTTAACCAGTTTCATATTCCTCCTTATTGCCTATCTGGTCTCCCAGTCTCTTGCCATTCAAATTAAGCAGGCCACTGCTCATGCAACTTTTGCTCCATCTATCAACTTGTGCTGCAACTGGTGGTTCCCAGTGAGGACCTTTATATGATCCTTCCTGCTCTGTTCTCAGCCACATCGTTACCCTCCCCCAGCTCTCACTCTACCTCAAATCTGGTACCAGAACCTGGCCTGCCTTCATAAATTAAATCTCATGCTTTTAGTCAGTATTCTCAACCAAAGGAATATGTGGTTTGAAAAAGGACACTGgaaattaaaatactgatttATATTTGAACACAAAGTTGCCTATTTCAAAATTCCAGACTTCAAAAAGCtccaaactgggcttccctggtggcgcagtggttgagagtccgcctgctgatgcaggggacacgggttcgtgccccggtccgggaagatcccacgtgccgcggagtggctgggcccgtgagccatggccgctgagcctgcgcgtccggagactgtgttccgcgacgggagaggccacaacagtgagaggcccgcgtaccgcaaaaaaaaaaaaaaaaaagctccaaacTAAAAAATTGATTTGAAATTTTGTCAAAAAACCTTGCCTCCTAAGTTAGCTGACTGAAGAAAGCAATTCAGGAAGTCAACCCAGTCCAAAAAACATCTATAACTGGTTTTGGTGGAGGGAAAGGAATGATAACATGCTGAAGTTTACAAAAGAAACGTATTAACTACAGTCAACACATACTAAGGACTTGTTATGGGCCAGGCACAGCTGTGAGCACATTACATGTATTAgctatttaattttcacaaccacCCTATAAAGGTGATTTACgatacccattttgcagatggagaaaccaagGAAAGAGGCAGATCCAGGATTCAACCttggcagtctggctccagaggctgtgctctcaACACTCACAACCTGCCTCACAACACTGAATCTGACTCTCCTCTCAAGAACCTCTTTTCAGACAGAACACCTACTCTTGACTTGAGCCAAACTTTGGTCTGAGGGGTAAATATTCAGAAACATACCATACGGTGAATCGAATTGTGTTGTTCCCTAGAAACAGGGACAGGTCCTCTGTCATTTGGTCCTGACTTTTCTTGTTGGCCACCATCACCATAATGTAATCAGGAAGTTCTTCatctatttaaaaggaaaagtatataaaaactttttatgctttccttaatattttcttttacttgaagCTGATGTGCTTGAAAATATAGATGTAGTTCTAAGAATGTCAGCTCTAGTGGAATTATGCTGGACAAAAAGTatagctttctttctctttattccatAAGTATTTCAATTACTAGAAGAACAGGAACTAGgaataactaataaatatttacataactaGATATGCTGAATTACGGTATCAAACTTGAGAGTGCATTcatttcctttaatcttttttaatAATGCTCATTAACTTCAGAAAAGCTTCCAGAAAGCATACTGGACATCTCTCAAGAATAATACTGAGTTTTGTTCAGTTTTGTGCGTGTCTGTTTCAAAATGACACTCATTTCTCAAGGAACACCTTTATCCTTGGTAAAGGCAGATTTTAATTAGGGTAACAAACTTGCAGCAACATCAAATAAACTAAAACCACCCCAAAAttatacatcatttaaaaaatttaatcttaaGATTAGTTAAATGATTTCTACTCAACTCACTGTTTCATTCTTATACCCTCCTAACAGTGAATTATGAGGGTGAGGTCTaggaccaaaaacaaacaaaaaaaccccaaagcaaaagcaaaagctaTTTATCAGGAACTTTGATCCCTaccaaaaaaaattcctttagatTCTTTAATACCTTAAATATTCACAACATTTCTATGTAGGCAGAAAGGTTCATTTCAGAACTACTATCAGACATTTGTTTCAAGAAGAAATATCAAAAATCCAGTTCAAGAAAAGCACAAATACACTAAAGCCCTATCTACAAATGGAAACAGAGAAATCAGAATACTTGCTAGAAGCATGCAATTCAATGTGAGGAGATAAAAGAACAAGTAGCCagtcatttgttattttctttgtaaagtaTCAAAAGGCTCCACTGCTTTCTGGCAACTTTAGTAAATAAGCCTCACAGCTTATTTACACAAAGTGTCCCTACCATGGGCTGCCATTGGTAacccaggaaaggaaaacaaagttggGGTGCTTTGGCAGTCTTGACAGTTTTTCTCCCTCATAATGTCAGTAATGAAAACAAATAGGCTGTGCTTTCTGACACTatatattagtttgcattttataaaattttatgtaaatgaggTCAGCAGTTGCTCTGGTACAGGGTGGGGACAAGGACAGACGGTAGGGAAGGATACAAAAGAGCCCCAGGAAAACCcaaaaggaaacttttggaagtgatggatatgttcattagcTTGATTATGGTGTATACATATCAAGACATAGCAAACTGTAAATAGGTGGAGTTTATAACAATTACATTTCAACAAGGCTGTTAGAAATTCTAACATCGTTCTCTCAGTAGAcacaaaatgagaaataagaatCTAATGAAAACTAACGTgtttctgggacttccttggcagtccagtggttaggactcggtgcttcaatccctggttgggaactaagatcccgcaagccttgtggcacggccaaaaaataaataaaataaagtgttcaTGATACATTCCTACAGAATTCTAATAGCATTCTCAAGTTCATCTGAAATCTATGTACTGAAAAACAGTAAAACGTTGACGGTTCCTGCAAGTTCATACTTCCTAAAATGTGAATTTAAGACTGCTCTGAATTATAACTGCCATCTCACTAAAGTACTCCAttttaaacaaacacaaatgAAACCGTATCAACTCTTAACAAACAGCTGCTCATCTTTATATCCCACTCAATGCCTTGAAAATagatattcaaatatttactaaagaaTTGTTTCCATAAAAAGGTTTCCAGTACTTCAGCACAAAGAAAGGGATTAGAAAGTCACCCTTTTCAGAAGGACAATGATGCCTATACATTCAAATAATTAGGTAGCTAACTGTaaacaaataatgtatatttCAAATAGTCTAATGGTGATCCCTGTTTACCCACTTAATCAACATTTATGAAAATATCTGGTGCTCTGCTAGGCCACTGAGACACAACCAATAtgaagtctctgccctcaagaaacttCCAGTCAAGAAGTAGAGGCAAACAAGTTGAGAAGCTGTGCTAATATGTTAACAGCTGGGACAGATGAGTTCAAGAGGAGCATACGGGAGTGACTCCTATCCTTCTGTTCACTCACCAAGTTTCTATTATGAAGCAACCATAATAGAAACATCAACGACCCAGAAGACCTGAATTCTTGGGTCTTAAATCTGCTGCTGACCAGCTGTATTTAGCCCTCCCAAGActccatttctttatttgtaaaaaagtAAATTACCTGCCATCCCCACTCCAGCATTGTGTTCAGGTACAAATAGAactctatgaaaatattttgaaaactataaaatacatgATATCTTTACTACAATTACACTTCCCATTGGACTTCGTCAAGCTTGTAACCAGGTTTTTAATATTAATAGGCTCAAAATTCTTGGTTTGAGGTTTCTGATAAATGATAGGAATCATCAGATTGAATTTAGACCCAAGTAAtatgtgtttatgttttcatGTGCTAGAATTACTAAAGTTCTCACTGTAGGTTTTCTGTGGATTTCTTTTTGACCCAAAACAAGTTCTTGGCACAAAGCTGGCATCcattaaatgttgaatgaataaaagaataaacaatccTGGTTCAGCTTCATCTTTAACctgtgagcctcaattttcttatctgttagTCTTACAACAATCCTGACAACAAATAATTAGTATGTGGCAAACTACCATCTGGTCTCAGGCCCCCCTTTACACTACTGAAAATTACTGATGATCCCAAACAGCTTTTATTCATGTGCGTATAGCTACTGATATTTACCATACTAGAAACTGCAACTCAGAATTTTTAGATTTCTTAATTCGTTTAAAATAATACACCTATGCCATAAACAATAAACCTGTTTTATGTTGttctaaaaaaagaatgtgaagaaaatcTGGTCTCACACAGGTATGCAACGGGAAAAGGGGTATTTTAGTACCCTTTTCAGATAATGTGGATATTCTCCTGtgatactacaccaaaactcaACGAGTGGTAGTTTCTTGAAGGTAAGCAACAATACTGAATCTAAAAACTGTATCAATGACCTTTTTGTACTCTGTTACATGAAAATCCATTGATCCATCCTGCACTTTTAATGGATCTTTCTTATCCCtgtacagtttaaaaatattcatgcaTTGGTCATTTGAAAAATTACTGGTTCACTGAGCTAAACAAACCACTGGCATACGGATACATTTCATTATACAGTATAGAAGAACCATTTGCTAATATCACCACGCTGTCAAATTTATGGAGGAAgacaaattttccaaaattctgattttcatttgaaaGCTCAACTTTGTCATTGGCAACAAACTTTACTAGTTCTTTACCTTTGCTCACTTTCAGGAAAATGTCTGCCGAAAATCCAAATTATGTAACTAGCCCGTTAGTCTTTCTTAGAAGTTAAAAATGATGTTCCAAAGGgtaaaaggggggagggggatggataaattaggagtatgtgATTAACAGATAAATTACCATAATAAAACAGATAtgcaacaaggacttactgtatagcaaaaggaactgtattcaatattttttaatagcttataacggaaaacaatctgaaaaaagtacatatatatgtaaaactgaatcactttgctgtacacttaaaacttaacacaatattgtaaatcaactaaactttaaaaaatagttccaaaaaaaacaaaagaaaaaaaaattccatgaaaaaGGTGGCTAGGTCAGTTCTCAACTCAATCACACAAATTCTTTGCCTTAAGACAACCCATCATGCTTCAGTATGGCAGAAGTACTATGAGTACTTCCTATTTCCTAACACCACATATTAAAAAGATGTAGTCAGGGCcagggtttaaaaaaatattttacttcatcACTTACATTCATAAATGAAactggcctcttttttttttttttctttgtaattgcaAGTGGAAGGGTGGTGAAGAATACGATAATTTCTTGTAAAGTTTGGTGTGAGATACTGATTCGGGCTAAGGTACCAGCAGTTTTACTCACCACTTTTGCACAGTCCAAATGTCAGCACGGTGAAAATGGCAAATACCCTGTCAGTATtaatatgaaaatagttttgacttcaGAGACCCTTGGGGTCTCCCACACCTGGAGAACCACTATCATAAGTGGTAGCTATTATTTTTACAGGAGGCACCAGCTTTGGAGCCAAACAGACGCAGGTCTCAATCCATAAAACCTTGCTCAAGCCAAGCACCCAAAGCCTGTTTCCCTGCTTGTACAACTGGGGATATTACCACTTACCTTCCAGTGTTCTCCTGGGGATTATCGTGACCTAATGCATATACGACAATAattaagcacagtgcctggcccagagtaaACACTCaagttataatttataaaaaaataaaaagaaaaaagacacattaccaTCGGGAGGTAAGAAAAAAAGgggcaggaaaaataaagagatctGAAAATAAAACTCACTGAACCACGAGAGAGGTAAATGCCAGACAGCATcattcacatgcaaaataataattctgaaaaatgaagttcaagaggaaaggaaagaaaataggaaaaacaacagaaatcagacaaatattaaggaaaatatgACAGAGCCTCAACAGAGGAAGCTAAACGATTTCAAAACACCCTATTAGAAGGGgatctgggaaaaaaaaacaatgttgcATATAAAGCTTTCAATGGAAAGATAGTACGGAAAAGAAGTAACCAGGGAGTATCAGATTCGAAGGTAAAAGGGCGTCTCTCCAAAGTCAAAGGCATGATAGGAAAAATGCATTCCTAAAATTAAATTCGCTGCAAATTCTAAAGTCTATTAGGCTAACAACAGAAGACTTACCAACGTAAGCTCCTAGTTCTTGCAATTTCCCCTTAATGGCACtctgagggaagaaaaaaaccatCGTGCGCGTGAGAAAGGCGGCCCTGGGAAAACAGACCGACTGCAGCGCAGAGGCAACTTCGCGAGCGCGCACACCTCCTGCCCCCCGGGCGCccgagtgggggtggggagacgcCTCGGGCCCCCCCAGTCCCACCCCGGAACCCCTCCTCCGCGGCGCCCCCCGCGGCGCCCCCTCCAGCTCCCCGCGCGGCTCTCGCCGGGACCCCAACGCCTCCCTCAGATTCCCGGCGGCTCCTTCTTCAGCCGCGAGCCCGCTCTCTGAGGCCGCGGCTGCGCCCAGGCCCGAGGCGGCCTGGCCGAGGAGGCGCTGCTCGCCGACCCCGCGGCCAGTCAAAAGCGTCGGCGACGAGCAGGCCGCGGCGTCCAGGCCGGGCCCCACACCCCCCGTTACTCCTGACAACcgcgcgcccgcccgcccgccgagGCCCGGCTTCCCGCCCCCGCCCGACGCGGGCCTCACCCGGATCTTGCGGCTGATCTCGGTGCCGATCTCCATGGCTCCGGGGCCGGCGGTGGGCTCAGCACCGCGAAGGGTTCCGCTTACTGGGAGCCGGAGTCCAGCTGCCAGCCCGCAGCCTCACCGCCTCCACCACCGCCGCTCCCGGCCGCGCGCTCTGCGTGACCCGCCCCCACCGGCTCGAGCCAAGTCGAGCGCGCCTGCGCCTAAGCCTGCGCCTGCGCGCACTCGGGCCCGGGGAGCCGGCACTCTGGCGACCTCTACTGGCCGGGAGGAGAGCCGCGATAAAACCTTAGAATCAAAGTAAGCGTAGAGGGAGGactcccctctccccatatcTGCTAATTCCTGAAGTGGTATCATTAGTTATtaattgctgcataacaaattaccgcaCACATTTACCATCTTGTGGTTTCCATGGGTCTGGAATCTTAACACAGCTTAGCTGGATTCTCCGCTCAGGGTCTCATAAAGCTGCAGTTGAGGTGTCAGGAAGGCTGTGTTCTAGTCTGGAGGCTTCACCGAGGAAGAAGCCACCTTCAAGCTCATTTAGGTTGTAAGCGGAATTAATCTCCTTGCAGCTTTATGAGTGAGGGCCTCAGCTTTCTCCCGGCTGTTGTCTGGAGGCCACCCTCAGGTCAGAGATGTTGCCCACACTTCCTTGCCGAGGGCTTCACCAACATGGCTGCTCACTACATCAAGCCCGGGAAGAGAGGATCCCAGCCCAGTCCTTCTTTTAAAGGCTTTCATTTGATTAAGCCAGGGCCTCCCAGGGCCTGACCCCCAAATCAACTGATTTAGGGTCTTAATTACAAAATTAGATTGCAAAATCCTTCAACCATGCATATTCATTAGCTGCAAGCAAATCACAGGTGCTGCCtgcactcaaggggaggggattacaaAGGGTGTAAACAGCAGCGGCAGAAATCTTGAGGCCACCTAGGGTCTGTCGGCCACACGGTCCTTCATCTCATAGGATCCTTTTTTTCTTCGGAATTACTATAACGTCTATGTGGGAGCTACTAGTATGACACTATCCTTTCTGTAATGTTCATCTCATttgcgtgtatgtgtgtgggcACATGTGCGTTTGTTCTAACAAAATTATAAACTCCTTGTAGGTCTGTAtttctccagaatttcttttGGGACGCtagacacatagtaagcacttattaaatatttgaaggataaaattaattaatgaccTACATTACAAAAGCATTCCTCACGGATAAATCCAATGATCATGCACTCATTCAACATTGATGAGAGGCAGCAGAGCAGAGTGACTGAGAACAGggaccctggagccagactgtctgggtttgaatcccagctctgctacccTCTCTGagaccttaggcaagttgcttaTCCCCtctaccttagtttcctcatctgtgacataAGTATGATAGCAGTTTCTCCTTCATAGAGTTATTATGAGGATGAGGTAAGTTCATAGTTGGGAAGTATTTTAAACTGTGCTTGGCTCATTGCAGTACTGTGGTtgttgattaaaaattaaatgcctaCCCTGAGTCAGATGCTCTGCTACGAGCCAGAGCACAAAGATGAGTGAGACTGAGTTCCTGCATTAACAACATTCACAATCCAAAAGACAGGCACCTTATTTCTATCTCTTTACCCACCATTTCAGAACTAAGAATGCAAACACATGTTTTGCCATTACTGCATACAAAATCCTTAGTCAATATTTAGATAATAGTGAAagaacattttatgaaaaatagagaatgttttcattaaaatgtattcagaataggtaaaactttttttttaaaatgtattcaagaAAGAGGCAACTTTCAAGACAATCCATTTAAAACTGCAGAAGGAGACTCGCAGGCTGCTTAAGAACTTGCATATTTAGATCTCAGGAGTGTGTCTGGATCACAGAGGGGATGACCCCACTAAACCGATGGTGTTCAGTGGTCTGACATTGTTACAGGTGCTTCCCTGTAAGATGCATCTTCATAAACCACATTGCATCCAGAGGAAGATGATCATAATGATGCCTGAAAGAAACCATTAAAGGGACTAGTGGTATTCAACTTGAAAAAGACTAAGCAGGACAATGAGAATTATTTTCCGGCGTGGAAGTTCTCTCCAGTTCAGGAGGAATGACATATTTTGCTCTAGGAGACAATGAGGACTAGATTTCAATGAATCCCAGTTGAGGGCTCTGGGCTGTTTTTCAAAGAGAGAAGATTACTAAAAAGAGCATTGGTTTTGAAGTCAAAGAGGTCGAGTACTAACCCCAATTGCATGGAGTCAGTTGTCTTCTAACACTGGCCCCCTAGCATCTCCAGCCTCCTCTCAGGGCAACATTCCAACTGGGTGCTGCACATCATTTGCAAGTGTcgggggagaggagggcagaagAGAGGTGTTTGGGGGTGTCCTTcagcctggaatgcttttctctttttttctttgaatgccTAATGAACTTTTTATTTGTCCTTCCAGACACAGCCAGAAGCTGATCATAGTGATAAACTGAATATCACTCCACTTAGAATATCTACCCATTAAGTGTATTTGCCTACTAGAATTATATATTCACCTGTTCCTCACATGGTGAGTCTTTGAGAACAGGGCCATacatcttatttatctttctctttgcaGCATTTGGCTTCCAAGAGATGAGGTTTGAATAGACAAGTTTTTTCATTAGTGAATATCTCATGGCATGTCTACCCTTGGATCAAAAGCCCTTAAGTGTTGGGAATTCCAGTCACAGCAATTGCTTTTGCTATGGAAGCTGAcatacttttcttcattttcttgtccATTGAACAAATATATTGCCAGCATCATCATGGTAATTTATATAGTGAGAGATAGTGGGTACTCACCAAGTATCAAAGCAGATTAATTTCTTAACCCCTAAGGAAGTATCAGTCAGTGTACCACCAAAACCacaatttctttccctttattgaacatcttttcactgtagaaatttttaaatttttactttgttttaaagagAATTACCTTCACAGGAAGAAGAATGTGTATCACTTCTGGGTAGCAAGAGGAGGTAAAAATACAGACAGATATGTAATTGCTTATTCATCTACACACTCTCTGTAGACGGGTACATAGTATTATGGTAACACCAGTTACCCCCAGGAGGAGTGCAGGAAAGTAAGAAGGAGACTTTTCCTTGCACCGTTTTGTATCTTTTGGGGTTGAACCATATAAATTATCTCACTTCCTTCCATACAAACAGAAGCCAATAATAATTTCATGCCGAACACTTTGAAGCCTTTGTTCAAGTGGCTTGTCATGGGGCTGTTACTGTCAAATTAACATGGTTGCAG
Above is a genomic segment from Tursiops truncatus isolate mTurTru1 chromosome 2, mTurTru1.mat.Y, whole genome shotgun sequence containing:
- the ZC3H14 gene encoding zinc finger CCCH domain-containing protein 14 isoform X18, translated to MEIGTEISRKIRSAIKGKLQELGAYVDEELPDYIMVMVANKKSQDQMTEDLSLFLGNNTIRFTVWLHGVLDKLRSVTTDPSSLKSSDTNIFDSNVPSNKSSFSRGDERRHEAAVPPLAVSSTRPEKRESRVSTSSQEQKATNVRQTYDDGAATRLMSTVKPLREPAPSEDVIDIKPEPDDLIDEDLNFVQENPLSQKKPTVTLTYGSSRPSIEIYRPPASRNADSGAHLNRLQFQQQQNSIHAAKQLDIQTSRIYETGRLCEPEVLNSLEETYSPFFRNSSEKMSIEEENFRKRKLPVVSSVVKVKKFNHDGEEEEEDDDCGSRTGSISSSVSVPAKPERRPSLPPSKQANKNLILKAISEAQESVTKTTNYSAVSQKQTLPVAPRTRTSQEELLAEMVQGQSRAPRMSSPIKEEETKGDNIDKSQGTQQRQLLSRLQIDPVMAETLQISQAEMSELSVAQKPEKLLERCKYWPACKNGDECAYHHPVSPCKAFPNCKFAEKCLFVHPNCKYDAKCTKPECPFTHMSRRIPVLPPKPVTTPAPPSSSQLCRYFPACKKMECPFYHPKHCRFNTQCTRPDCTFYHPTITVPPRHALKWIRPQTSE
- the ZC3H14 gene encoding zinc finger CCCH domain-containing protein 14 isoform X14 yields the protein MEIGTEISRKIRSAIKGKLQELGAYVGLRDLSSQPGIEAPSPNHWTAKEVPETHEELPDYIMVMVANKKSQDQMTEDLSLFLGNNTIRFTVWLHGVLDKLRSVTTDPSSLKSSDTNIFDSNVPSNKSSFSRGDERRHEAAVPPLAVSSTRPEKRESRVSTSSQEQKATNVRQTYDDGAATRLMSTVKPLREPAPSEDVIDIKPEPDDLIDEDLNFVQENPLSQKKPTVTLTYGSSRPSIEIYRPPASRNADSGAHLNRLQFQQQQNSIHAAKQLDIQTSRIYETGRLCEPEVLNSLEETYSPFFRNSSEKMSIEEENFRKRKLPVVSSVVKVKKFNHDGEEEEEDDDCGSRTGSISSSVSVPAKPERRPSLPPSKQANKNLILKAISEAQESVTKTTNYSAVSQKQTLPVAPRTRTSQEELLAEMVQGQSRAPRMSSPIKEEETKGDNIDKSQGTQQRQLLSRLQIDPVMAETLQISQAEMSELSVAQKPEKLLERCKYWPACKNGDECAYHHPVSPCKAFPNCKFAEKCLFVHPNCKYDAKCTKPECPFTHMSRRIPVLPPKPVTTPAPPSSSQLCRYFPACKKMECPFYHPKHCRFNTQCTRPDCTFYHPTITVPPRHALKWIRPQTSE
- the ZC3H14 gene encoding zinc finger CCCH domain-containing protein 14 isoform X17 codes for the protein MEIGTEISRKIRSAIKGKLQELGAYVDEELPDYIMVMVANKKSQDQMTEDLSLFLGNNTIRFTVWLHGVLDKLRSVTTDPSSLKSSDTNIFDSNVPSNKSSFSRGDERRHEAAVPPLAVSSTRPEKRESRVSTSSQEQKATNVRQTYDDGAATRLMSTVKPLREPAPSEDVIDIKPEPDDLIDEDLNFVQENPLSQKKPTVTLTYGSSRPSIEIYRPPASRNADSGAHLNRLQFQQQQNSIHAAKQLDIQTSRIYETGRLCEPEVLNSLEETYSPFFRNSSEKMSIEEENFRKRKLPVVSSVVKVKKFNHDGEEEEEDDDCGSRTGSISSSVSVPAKPERRPSLPPSKQANKNLILKAISEAQESVTKTTNYSAVSQKQTLPVAPRTRTSQEELLAEMVQGQSRAPRMSSPIKEEETKGDNIDKSQGTQQRQLLSRLQIDPVMAETLQISQAEMSELSVAQKPEKLLERCKYWPACKNGDECAYHHPVSPCKAFPNCKFAEKCLFVHPNCKYDAKCTKPECPFTHMSRRIPVLPPKPAVTTPAPPSSSQLCRYFPACKKMECPFYHPKHCRFNTQCTRPDCTFYHPTITVPPRHALKWIRPQTSE